Proteins encoded by one window of Halobacteriovoraceae bacterium:
- a CDS encoding class I SAM-dependent rRNA methyltransferase, with product MKSVELKFNFLQLEKNRSFFSKDFVESPKYFLPGEWIEVATKNEKYIGFINLNVDSGPVLYVLCKWSNKNPEELLSDLVKQSIARRSLFLEYGNYQRLIFGEKDSLPGLIVDQYNDICFVQINTAGLDKYRDLIKILIENETQAKVFFLDNQKYRLREGLVVHPKDSNYPESIEIVENSVKYKIPVEMMQKIGFYYDHRENRKKLFEKIQSLNFSFKKGLDLFSYVGAWGLHLLKAGVENVTFVDQANLGQIIDGNLVTNGMQGRGKFYRADVFKFLEDSLSQGDTFDVIVSDPPAFSKSRANQKMALKGYKKLHQKILDIANDKCLIVVASCTHGVGFYELEQSFATSAYERDFKFQLLDLGIQGHDHPFSSLQDKEHYIKYLLYYIEKK from the coding sequence ATGAAAAGTGTTGAATTGAAATTTAATTTTTTACAGCTTGAAAAAAACAGATCATTTTTTAGTAAAGATTTTGTTGAATCTCCAAAATATTTCTTACCAGGAGAGTGGATTGAAGTTGCAACTAAAAATGAAAAATATATTGGATTTATAAATCTTAATGTTGATTCAGGGCCTGTACTTTATGTACTTTGTAAATGGTCCAATAAAAATCCTGAAGAACTATTATCTGATTTAGTTAAGCAATCAATTGCTAGAAGATCTTTGTTCTTAGAATATGGAAATTATCAAAGGCTGATTTTTGGAGAAAAAGACAGTCTCCCTGGTTTAATTGTCGATCAATATAATGATATTTGCTTTGTACAAATCAATACTGCTGGTTTAGATAAGTACAGGGACTTAATTAAAATATTGATTGAAAATGAAACACAGGCAAAGGTTTTTTTTCTTGATAATCAAAAATATCGCCTGCGTGAAGGCCTAGTTGTTCATCCAAAAGATTCAAATTACCCTGAATCTATAGAGATTGTGGAAAACTCAGTAAAATATAAAATTCCTGTTGAGATGATGCAGAAAATTGGATTTTACTACGACCATAGAGAAAACCGCAAAAAACTATTTGAAAAGATACAATCATTAAATTTTAGCTTTAAAAAGGGACTGGATTTGTTTTCATACGTTGGGGCCTGGGGGCTTCACCTGCTTAAGGCCGGCGTAGAAAATGTGACCTTTGTTGATCAGGCCAATTTGGGGCAAATTATTGATGGAAATCTTGTTACAAATGGTATGCAAGGCAGGGGAAAATTTTATCGGGCAGATGTCTTTAAATTTCTAGAAGACTCGTTGAGTCAGGGCGATACTTTTGATGTCATTGTGAGTGATCCGCCAGCATTTAGTAAATCTAGGGCAAATCAAAAAATGGCCCTGAAGGGATATAAAAAGCTACATCAAAAAATATTAGATATTGCAAATGATAAGTGCCTCATTGTAGTGGCATCATGCACGCATGGCGTTGGCTTTTATGAGTTAGAACAAAGTTTTGCAACAAGTGCATATGAAAGAGATTTTAAGTTTCAATTACTGGACCTTGGAATTCAGGGCCATGATCATCCTTTTTCTTCTCTACAAGACAAAGAACATTATATAAAATATCTCCTGTATTATATAGAAAAAAAATGA
- a CDS encoding DUF814 domain-containing protein produces the protein MNYQSLKSEVFLINSQLNFAQSRIQIQRLFATPWHTVMQVRSPGSTKFLYLGMGSGHEEVLLGDIKPESELRIKTKFLEFLRKHVQNKKILSVEIDSNDRIVCLNFQSQNEISKLFLFYKGRELLFFYFTLENNKLKFIHSKTGRFEKSENEFSEISFSIFDEWGRNKKFISDSTSVEINHNEEIEKIFIQLKEKAKSKKILHKKEKKLQKKLQNIRDDLKNVEMIDTLSNYASDVEQLSKLEVKTKLCGIKFDFTRCKHIYDRRDVIFERIKKLKKSKFIIQERLQDTKDELESLSSYSVFDLSEIKVIQPKWESNIQKLPLAPQHPDKLGSYFEYESLKFGIGKNASENDYLRIKWASKNDLWFHLEGDKGAHLIIKTDKIDNISRELFQILAAALVEYSGFNYTQASLMYTLVTALKGIKGRKGALIPKKVKYITVDCDLKWKEKISRV, from the coding sequence GTGAACTATCAGAGTTTGAAATCCGAAGTATTTTTAATTAACTCACAGCTTAATTTTGCGCAAAGTCGTATACAGATCCAGAGATTGTTTGCAACCCCTTGGCATACAGTCATGCAAGTTCGATCTCCTGGTTCAACAAAATTTCTCTACTTAGGTATGGGAAGTGGACATGAGGAAGTTCTATTAGGTGATATAAAACCTGAATCTGAGCTAAGAATTAAAACCAAGTTTTTAGAATTTCTAAGAAAACACGTTCAAAACAAAAAAATTCTCAGTGTTGAAATTGATTCCAATGATCGTATCGTTTGTTTAAATTTTCAAAGTCAAAACGAGATTTCAAAATTATTTTTATTCTATAAAGGAAGAGAACTATTATTTTTTTATTTCACCCTTGAAAATAATAAACTCAAATTTATTCACTCTAAAACTGGTCGATTTGAAAAATCTGAAAATGAATTTTCTGAAATTAGCTTTTCTATATTTGATGAATGGGGGAGAAACAAAAAATTTATATCAGATAGTACAAGTGTTGAAATCAATCATAATGAAGAAATAGAAAAAATTTTCATACAATTGAAAGAGAAGGCCAAAAGTAAAAAAATTTTACATAAAAAAGAAAAAAAATTACAAAAGAAACTTCAAAATATTCGCGATGATCTTAAAAACGTTGAAATGATTGACACCTTATCAAATTATGCTAGTGATGTTGAACAACTATCAAAATTAGAAGTAAAAACAAAATTATGTGGAATAAAATTTGATTTCACTCGCTGTAAACATATCTATGATAGGCGAGATGTCATTTTTGAGCGTATAAAAAAATTAAAAAAATCTAAATTCATTATTCAAGAACGATTACAAGATACTAAAGATGAATTAGAATCATTAAGTAGTTATTCTGTTTTTGACCTTTCAGAAATTAAAGTAATTCAACCAAAGTGGGAGAGTAATATTCAAAAATTACCCCTTGCTCCACAACATCCTGATAAATTAGGAAGTTATTTTGAATATGAATCCCTTAAATTTGGCATTGGTAAAAACGCTTCAGAAAATGACTATCTAAGAATTAAATGGGCGTCCAAAAATGATTTATGGTTTCATCTAGAGGGTGATAAGGGTGCACATCTGATTATTAAAACTGACAAGATTGACAATATTTCTCGGGAACTATTTCAGATACTAGCTGCTGCCTTAGTAGAATACTCAGGTTTTAATTACACACAAGCTTCACTTATGTATACACTTGTCACTGCGCTTAAAGGGATAAAAGGACGAAAAGGGGCCTTAATTCCAAAAAAAGTGAAATATATCACTGTTGATTGTGATCTTAAATGGAAGGAAAAGATTTCAAGAGTTTAA